In Alistipes ihumii AP11, a genomic segment contains:
- a CDS encoding S-adenosylmethionine:tRNA ribosyltransferase-isomerase translates to MERNIRISDYDYPLPEGRIAKFPLERREQSKLLVCRDGRIAEDRFERIGRFLPEGSMLVFNNTKVIRARLIFHKATGARIEIFCLEPHAPADYERAFAAHGRCRWQCIVGNLKKWKDGPLQIAFGLGGRTYRLEATRTGDGGGHQIVEFVWDAPLAFGQLLEELGRIPIPPYLCRESEELDNSRYQTVYSRFEGSVAAPTAGLHFTPEVIGRLRAEGHPTAEVTLHVGAGTFLPVKAGNAAEHPMHTEHFEITLDALQGILEHIDRITAVGTTSMRTLESLAALGCRVLLDGTPDERRSVGQWEIYDMPERIGGRESLEALAGYMGHARLQKLKASTQIMIVPGYRFRVASSLITNFHQPQSTLLLLVSAFIGERWKEVYDYALAHDFRFLSYGDSSLLFRQNGQ, encoded by the coding sequence ATGGAACGCAACATCCGCATATCCGACTACGACTACCCGCTGCCCGAAGGGCGCATCGCCAAATTTCCGCTCGAGCGGCGCGAGCAGTCGAAGCTGCTCGTCTGCCGCGACGGCCGCATCGCCGAGGACCGCTTCGAGCGGATCGGGCGGTTTCTGCCCGAGGGTTCGATGCTCGTATTCAACAACACGAAAGTGATCCGAGCCCGGCTGATTTTCCACAAGGCGACCGGCGCGCGCATCGAAATATTCTGTCTCGAGCCGCACGCCCCCGCCGATTACGAGCGCGCCTTTGCCGCGCACGGCCGCTGCCGCTGGCAATGCATCGTCGGCAATCTGAAAAAATGGAAAGACGGACCGCTGCAGATCGCATTCGGGCTCGGCGGACGGACCTACCGGCTCGAAGCGACCCGAACCGGGGACGGCGGCGGGCATCAGATCGTCGAGTTCGTCTGGGACGCGCCGCTCGCGTTCGGGCAACTGCTCGAGGAGCTCGGACGGATTCCGATCCCGCCTTACCTCTGCCGCGAGAGCGAGGAGCTGGACAACAGCCGCTACCAGACGGTCTACTCCCGGTTCGAGGGATCGGTCGCCGCTCCGACGGCCGGGCTGCATTTCACGCCGGAGGTGATCGGACGACTCCGGGCCGAAGGCCATCCGACAGCCGAAGTGACCCTGCATGTCGGCGCGGGCACGTTCCTGCCCGTAAAGGCCGGCAACGCGGCCGAGCACCCGATGCACACCGAACACTTCGAAATCACGCTCGACGCGTTGCAAGGCATCCTCGAGCATATCGACCGCATCACGGCCGTCGGCACGACGAGCATGCGCACGCTCGAATCGCTCGCGGCGCTCGGTTGCCGGGTTCTGCTCGACGGAACGCCCGACGAGCGCAGGAGTGTCGGCCAATGGGAAATCTACGACATGCCCGAGCGGATCGGAGGGCGCGAGTCGCTCGAGGCGTTGGCCGGGTACATGGGACACGCCCGGCTGCAAAAGCTGAAAGCCTCGACGCAGATCATGATCGTACCGGGCTATCGCTTCCGCGTCGCGAGCAGCCTGATCACGAACTTTCACCAACCGCAGAGCACGCTGCTGTTGCTCGTATCGGCATTCATCGGCGAACGGTGGAAAGAAGTCTACGACTATGCGCTCGCCCATGATTTCCGTTTCCTGAGTTACGGCGACAGCTCGCTGCTTTTCAGACAGAACGGGCAATAG
- a CDS encoding metallophosphoesterase family protein produces MKKIRIFALASFLLTVSVAAAAPYGFSHGPYLQELTPTGVTFVFTTSDKGFSWVELRSPEGEITRHYAVKDGLRDAYNTFCTIRTDSLRPATAYDYRLCSKRIDDFQPYRVTFGDSIVSRWYAFRTPDPRSEECSFIALSDMHGDSAKLARLLALAGVESADRIFYVGDMMNYYDDEAVPFRGFIDKSVELFASERPFVLVRGNHETRGNKAREYARYAPSTNGTFYGAFREGDVMFVVLDCGEDKPDDFPVYAGLNDFDSYRSEQARWFAELIRSKEYRTARWHVVMNHFPPVSRMDPDHPERHGVQQITDEFLPLFNRASIDLMVSGHTHRYELIQPTEEKLRVPMIVDAPEKPFDAPPSAGDILFPVIVNGTGTVVRVDVSGRTMRVRALDLQGKTLAEFELRK; encoded by the coding sequence ATGAAAAAAATCCGAATCTTCGCCTTGGCGTCTTTTCTTCTGACTGTTTCCGTTGCGGCCGCCGCTCCCTACGGTTTCAGCCACGGCCCCTATTTGCAGGAACTGACGCCTACGGGCGTGACTTTCGTGTTCACCACTTCCGACAAGGGCTTTTCTTGGGTCGAGCTCCGTTCGCCCGAAGGGGAGATAACCCGCCATTATGCAGTTAAGGACGGGCTTAGGGATGCTTACAACACGTTCTGTACGATCCGGACCGACTCGCTGCGGCCGGCGACGGCTTACGACTATCGTCTCTGCTCGAAGCGGATCGACGACTTCCAACCCTATCGGGTAACCTTCGGCGACAGCATCGTCTCGCGCTGGTACGCTTTCCGTACGCCCGATCCTCGTTCCGAGGAGTGTTCGTTCATCGCTCTGAGCGACATGCACGGCGACTCGGCCAAACTCGCCCGCCTGCTCGCCTTGGCCGGCGTCGAAAGCGCCGATCGGATTTTCTATGTGGGCGACATGATGAACTACTACGACGACGAGGCGGTTCCGTTCCGCGGTTTCATCGACAAGAGCGTCGAACTGTTCGCTTCCGAGCGGCCTTTCGTGCTCGTGCGCGGCAATCATGAGACGCGCGGCAATAAGGCGCGCGAGTACGCTCGTTATGCTCCGAGCACGAACGGGACTTTCTACGGCGCGTTCCGCGAGGGCGACGTGATGTTCGTCGTACTGGACTGCGGCGAAGACAAGCCCGACGACTTTCCCGTCTATGCCGGTCTGAACGATTTCGATTCCTACCGGAGTGAGCAGGCCCGCTGGTTCGCCGAGCTGATCCGTTCCAAGGAGTACCGTACGGCCCGCTGGCATGTGGTGATGAACCATTTTCCGCCCGTTTCCCGCATGGATCCCGATCATCCCGAGCGGCACGGCGTGCAGCAGATCACCGACGAGTTCCTGCCGCTTTTCAACCGCGCCTCGATCGATCTGATGGTTTCGGGACATACGCACCGCTACGAGCTGATACAGCCTACGGAGGAGAAGCTGCGCGTTCCGATGATCGTCGATGCGCCCGAAAAGCCTTTCGATGCGCCGCCCTCGGCCGGAGACATTCTTTTCCCCGTGATCGTCAACGGTACGGGGACCGTCGTGCGGGTCGACGTCTCGGGACGCACGATGCGTGTCCGGGCGCTCGATCTGCAAGGTAAGACGCTCGCCGAGTTCGAGCTGCGGAAATAA
- a CDS encoding TlpA disulfide reductase family protein has product MKKAAFLISAILAAGCGVPENAFLVEGYVPTLKDSTRLILTRFEGEMLIPVDTAHATNGRFSFRYPATGKGRLAILTFSDDVSDMFLPLWSAPGEKAVITGDNNYKRTWSVKSRIPEQREAERYKQAAKKEYEKLQQISMEYRKLSNTHGVSADSIADKRQALKHTEDSLQYLIYDKTLEQLDRSEPDSPVFTDELSGICLMIRHYEAFAGLRERAEIQYDRLPEEIKRSQAGKEMHSTLHPPAKVRTGDRMADAELVDSNGETHRLSEYLGKYVLLDFWSFGCGPCLLSLPELKAASESYRDRLTVISITSDPKDLWQTASEEHGITWVNLNASNDPAVSARYGVNGIPHQVIISPAGIVLDSWAGYGQGLLEQRLKTYLSD; this is encoded by the coding sequence ATGAAAAAAGCAGCGTTTCTGATTTCGGCGATTCTGGCAGCCGGCTGCGGCGTACCGGAAAACGCGTTCCTCGTCGAAGGATATGTCCCCACGCTGAAAGACAGTACCCGACTGATCCTGACACGATTCGAAGGCGAAATGCTGATCCCCGTCGACACGGCCCATGCCACGAACGGCCGCTTCTCTTTCCGCTATCCCGCTACGGGCAAGGGCCGGCTCGCCATCCTCACCTTTTCCGACGATGTGTCGGACATGTTCCTGCCCCTGTGGTCGGCCCCCGGAGAGAAAGCCGTCATCACGGGAGACAACAACTACAAGCGCACATGGAGCGTGAAAAGCCGAATCCCCGAACAGAGGGAAGCCGAACGATACAAACAGGCCGCCAAAAAGGAATACGAAAAATTGCAGCAAATTTCCATGGAATACCGCAAACTGTCGAATACGCACGGTGTCTCGGCAGACAGCATCGCCGATAAAAGGCAAGCGCTGAAGCATACGGAAGACAGTCTGCAATATCTGATCTACGACAAGACGCTCGAACAGCTCGACCGCTCGGAACCCGACTCGCCCGTTTTCACGGACGAGCTGAGCGGCATCTGCCTGATGATACGCCATTACGAAGCCTTCGCCGGCCTGAGAGAACGGGCCGAGATTCAATACGACCGGCTGCCGGAAGAAATCAAGCGATCCCAGGCAGGCAAGGAAATGCACTCAACCCTCCATCCGCCGGCAAAGGTCCGTACGGGCGACCGGATGGCCGATGCAGAGTTGGTCGATTCGAACGGGGAAACGCACCGGCTATCGGAATATCTGGGCAAATACGTTTTGCTCGACTTTTGGTCTTTCGGATGCGGTCCCTGCCTCTTGTCGCTGCCGGAATTGAAAGCCGCATCCGAATCGTACCGGGACAGGCTGACCGTTATCAGCATCACCTCCGATCCGAAAGACCTGTGGCAAACGGCCTCCGAGGAGCACGGCATCACATGGGTCAACCTCAACGCCTCGAACGATCCGGCCGTCAGCGCCCGGTACGGGGTCAACGGCATCCCGCATCAGGTAATCATCTCTCCCGCAGGCATCGTCCTCGACTCGTGGGCCGGATACGGGCAAGGGCTCCTCGAGCAACGGCTGAAAACATACCTATCCGATTGA
- the bioC gene encoding malonyl-ACP O-methyltransferase BioC, with product MTTDKQLLKSRFSARLRDYDSLAVVQDAICGQLAEMTGRNCTRPVDSALEIGSGTGFLTRRMLELYPHALWTINDLVEQSADFLEPYAAGHDVRYLWGDAETIALPDRLDLIASASAVQWFDDLPRFARKAGNLLETGGYIVLSTFGPENFREIKAVTDEGLDYYTREQLQELFESAGFLTLETLEYTRSLAFDTPLDVLRHIRATGVNSIRHARWTKRELSDFETRYRNGFRNAEGQVTLTYHPVLLIAEKL from the coding sequence ATGACAACCGACAAACAACTGCTCAAAAGCCGTTTTTCGGCCAGACTGCGCGACTACGACTCGCTGGCCGTCGTGCAAGACGCCATATGCGGCCAGCTGGCCGAAATGACCGGCCGCAACTGCACCCGTCCGGTCGACAGCGCACTCGAGATCGGGTCCGGAACCGGATTCCTGACGCGCCGCATGCTCGAGCTTTATCCACATGCGCTGTGGACGATCAACGATCTGGTCGAACAATCGGCCGATTTTCTCGAGCCCTACGCGGCCGGACACGACGTACGCTATCTGTGGGGAGACGCCGAAACGATCGCCCTGCCCGACAGGTTGGATCTGATCGCTTCGGCCTCGGCCGTTCAGTGGTTCGACGATCTGCCGCGCTTCGCACGGAAAGCGGGGAATCTGCTCGAAACGGGAGGATATATCGTGCTGAGCACGTTCGGGCCCGAAAACTTCCGGGAAATCAAGGCCGTGACGGACGAAGGTCTGGACTATTACACCCGGGAACAACTGCAAGAACTGTTCGAGTCGGCCGGGTTCCTGACGCTCGAGACGCTCGAATACACGCGAAGCCTCGCGTTCGACACGCCCCTCGACGTATTGAGGCACATCCGTGCGACAGGCGTCAACTCGATCCGGCACGCACGCTGGACAAAGCGGGAGCTGAGCGATTTCGAGACCCGATACCGCAACGGCTTCCGGAACGCCGAGGGACAGGTCACGCTGACCTATCACCCGGTACTGCTGATCGCCGAAAAGCTTTGA
- a CDS encoding alpha/beta fold hydrolase has protein sequence MQKHWLKRIGAPDLIVVALGWASEPRLVQNIPTEGYDVLVLYDYRTLEPLAAADTASYGQITLLAWSFGVWVAEQVCRDIPFRRAVALNGTPLPVDARYGIPPQAMAVTRQGIRRTGTDLFDRRAYGTYYDRLSETLHTRPLEELCDELDALSEAAAEPYRPNIEWSAAVVGGADRIFPPAHMAAYWKELAIPVPDMPHYPFGDRTAMEKLLKSNEP, from the coding sequence ATGCAAAAACATTGGCTGAAGCGCATCGGCGCGCCCGATCTGATCGTCGTCGCCCTCGGCTGGGCCTCGGAGCCCCGGCTGGTACAAAACATTCCGACCGAGGGGTACGACGTGCTGGTCCTGTACGACTACCGGACGCTGGAGCCGCTCGCGGCAGCCGATACGGCCTCCTATGGACAGATCACGTTGCTGGCCTGGTCGTTCGGCGTATGGGTAGCCGAGCAGGTTTGCCGGGACATTCCGTTTCGCCGTGCCGTGGCCCTCAACGGCACTCCGCTTCCGGTCGACGCCCGCTACGGCATTCCGCCGCAGGCGATGGCCGTAACGCGGCAAGGCATCCGCCGGACGGGAACCGACCTGTTCGACCGCCGCGCCTACGGCACGTATTATGATCGGTTGTCGGAAACGCTGCACACCCGTCCGCTCGAAGAACTGTGCGACGAGCTCGACGCGTTGAGCGAAGCCGCCGCCGAACCGTACCGCCCGAACATCGAATGGAGCGCGGCCGTCGTAGGAGGCGCCGACAGGATATTTCCTCCGGCCCATATGGCCGCTTACTGGAAAGAACTGGCCATCCCCGTACCCGACATGCCGCACTACCCTTTCGGTGACCGGACCGCAATGGAAAAACTGTTGAAAAGCAACGAACCATGA
- a CDS encoding aminotransferase class I/II-fold pyridoxal phosphate-dependent enzyme codes for MIRETLERLRAEDNLRELPRIEIRGKYVVCDGKRYLNLSSNDYLGLACSDADRKFMQRQPDDGAFLLSNPSSRLVTGNSSDYARLESALSELFGGRSTLVAGSGYLVNAGVLPALTGKGDLILADKLVHASLIDGLRLGEAEWRRFRHNDTEHLECLLARHRDAYRNVWIVTESIFSMDGDCAPLRKLAELKDKYRCKLYVDEAHAFGAYGPGGRGLAAQESVEDACDIRIATLGKAIASQGAFVITDPLTRDLLVNRMRTLIFSTALPPISLRWSEHVVRALPSMDDRRERLREYARTITGDDRHTHIIPIMAGENARAIEMSRRLREAGFWVVPIRYPTVPKGTARIRVSLSAALERADILQFVEACKNIG; via the coding sequence ATGATACGGGAAACGCTCGAACGGCTCCGGGCCGAAGACAACCTGAGAGAACTGCCGAGGATAGAAATCCGAGGAAAATACGTCGTCTGCGACGGCAAGCGATACCTGAACCTGTCGTCGAACGACTATCTGGGACTCGCCTGCAGCGACGCCGACCGGAAATTCATGCAACGGCAGCCCGACGACGGGGCTTTTCTGCTGAGCAACCCCTCGTCGCGGCTCGTCACCGGCAACAGTTCCGACTATGCGCGACTCGAGTCGGCCTTGTCGGAACTCTTCGGCGGCCGCTCGACGCTGGTCGCGGGATCGGGCTATCTGGTCAACGCGGGCGTCCTGCCGGCTCTGACGGGCAAGGGCGACCTGATTCTGGCCGACAAGCTCGTCCATGCGAGCCTGATCGACGGACTGCGGCTCGGCGAAGCCGAGTGGCGGCGGTTCAGGCACAACGACACGGAACATCTGGAATGCCTGCTGGCCAGACACCGCGACGCCTATCGGAACGTATGGATCGTCACCGAGTCGATTTTCAGCATGGACGGCGACTGCGCCCCGCTCCGCAAGCTCGCGGAGCTCAAAGACAAGTACCGCTGCAAGCTATATGTGGACGAGGCGCACGCATTCGGCGCCTATGGCCCCGGCGGCCGGGGACTGGCCGCTCAGGAAAGCGTCGAGGACGCCTGCGACATCCGCATCGCGACGCTCGGCAAAGCCATAGCGTCGCAGGGAGCCTTCGTCATCACGGACCCGCTGACACGCGACTTGCTGGTCAACCGGATGCGGACGCTGATCTTTTCGACCGCGCTGCCGCCGATCTCGCTGCGGTGGTCCGAGCACGTCGTGCGCGCATTGCCTTCGATGGACGACCGGCGCGAGCGGCTCCGCGAATACGCGCGCACGATCACGGGCGACGACCGGCATACGCACATCATTCCGATCATGGCCGGCGAGAACGCCCGGGCCATCGAGATGAGCCGCCGCTTGCGCGAGGCGGGCTTTTGGGTCGTGCCGATCCGCTACCCGACCGTGCCCAAAGGTACAGCCCGGATTCGGGTGTCGCTCAGCGCGGCACTCGAACGAGCAGATATCCTCCAATTCGTCGAAGCATGCAAAAACATTGGCTGA
- a CDS encoding 1,4-dihydroxy-6-naphthoate synthase has translation MKLKLSISTCPNDTFMFDAMLHRRIDTEGLDFDLTMADIEQLNAAALAGEPDITKLSYASFPLVADRYRILGSGSALGRGNGPLLVSRHKLYPDELRDARIAIPGEHTTANRLLSLFFPEASDKRVYLFSDIADAVLSDECDAGVLIHEGRFTYRGKGLRLVADLGEEWEKRTSLPLPLGAIVVSRRLDEQLARTVERVLRRSVEYAFAHPEASAGFVRSHAQELSEEVTKSHIELFVNRHSADLGEEGRRAVVRLLELENEEAFL, from the coding sequence ATGAAACTCAAACTGAGCATATCGACCTGTCCGAACGACACGTTCATGTTCGACGCGATGCTTCACCGGCGGATCGACACCGAAGGACTCGACTTCGATCTGACCATGGCCGACATCGAGCAGCTCAACGCCGCGGCGCTCGCCGGAGAGCCCGACATAACGAAACTGAGCTACGCGAGCTTCCCCCTCGTCGCGGACCGCTACCGGATACTCGGCAGCGGAAGCGCGCTCGGTCGGGGCAACGGGCCACTGCTGGTCAGCCGGCACAAGCTCTACCCGGACGAACTGCGCGACGCCCGCATCGCGATCCCGGGCGAGCACACGACCGCAAACCGGCTGTTGTCGCTGTTTTTCCCCGAAGCGTCCGACAAACGGGTTTACCTGTTCTCCGATATCGCCGACGCCGTTCTGAGCGACGAATGCGACGCCGGCGTACTGATCCACGAAGGCCGATTCACGTACCGCGGGAAGGGATTGCGGCTCGTAGCCGATCTGGGAGAGGAGTGGGAGAAACGCACTTCGCTGCCGTTGCCGCTCGGAGCCATCGTCGTTTCGCGCCGACTGGACGAGCAACTGGCCCGGACGGTCGAGCGCGTACTGCGCCGCAGCGTGGAATACGCCTTTGCTCATCCCGAAGCATCGGCCGGCTTCGTGCGCAGCCATGCCCAAGAACTGAGCGAGGAGGTGACGAAAAGCCATATCGAGCTGTTCGTGAACCGCCATTCGGCCGATCTGGGCGAGGAAGGCCGCCGGGCCGTCGTGCGGCTGCTGGAACTCGAAAACGAGGAGGCATTCCTATGA
- a CDS encoding YbaN family protein gives MKKKLLEIAAYTFVAWGLVGVFVPLIPTTPFLLLAAYCFARSNPMRNRWLYRNRIFGRYLLDYQQGRGIPSGVKASALITMWSSMMFTAIVLIDRWWIRILLFVVSLFVTIHILRIKTGGHEARNSPSRPDSA, from the coding sequence ATGAAAAAGAAACTGCTGGAAATCGCCGCATACACGTTCGTCGCTTGGGGACTCGTCGGGGTTTTCGTTCCTCTGATACCGACGACTCCGTTTCTGCTGTTGGCGGCATACTGTTTCGCCCGGAGCAATCCGATGCGCAATCGCTGGCTGTACCGCAACCGGATTTTCGGGCGTTACCTGCTCGATTACCAGCAGGGACGCGGCATACCGAGCGGGGTCAAGGCCTCGGCCCTGATCACGATGTGGAGCTCGATGATGTTCACCGCCATCGTACTGATCGACCGCTGGTGGATCAGAATTCTGCTTTTTGTCGTATCTTTGTTCGTCACGATCCACATACTCCGAATAAAAACCGGCGGCCATGAAGCCCGAAATTCTCCTTCTCGTCCCGACTCTGCCTGA
- the prfA gene encoding peptide chain release factor 1, producing MPENSMLARLDGLKIKYEEIGQQMTDPEVIADMKKFVALNKEYKELQPVVEASEKYRTALNHLSEAKEILATEKDDELREMARAEVLELEPELASLEERIKLLLIPADPQDGKNAIVEIRGGTGGDEAALFAGDLLRMYIKYVEKRGWKYEINSANEGAAGGFKEVVMKVTGEGVYGVLKYESGVHRVQRVPQTETQGRVHTSAASVAVLPEAEEFDLEINMNDIRKDIFCASGPGGQSVNTTYSAIRLTHIPTGIVVQCQDQKSQLKNFDKAFEELRTRIYNLEYQKYLDEIASKRKTMVSTGDRSAKIRTYNYPQGRVTDHRINLTLYNLSAVMDGDLQEILDKLQVAENAERLKASEV from the coding sequence ATGCCAGAAAATTCGATGCTTGCCCGTCTCGACGGGCTGAAGATAAAGTACGAGGAGATCGGTCAGCAGATGACCGATCCCGAAGTGATTGCCGACATGAAGAAATTCGTCGCCCTCAACAAGGAGTATAAGGAGCTTCAGCCGGTAGTCGAAGCGAGCGAGAAATACCGCACGGCATTGAACCATCTCTCCGAGGCGAAGGAGATCCTCGCTACGGAGAAAGACGACGAGTTGCGCGAAATGGCCCGTGCCGAAGTGCTCGAACTCGAGCCCGAGCTCGCCTCGCTCGAGGAACGGATCAAATTGTTGCTGATTCCCGCCGATCCTCAGGACGGCAAGAACGCGATCGTCGAGATCCGCGGCGGCACGGGAGGCGACGAGGCCGCCCTGTTCGCCGGCGACTTGCTGCGCATGTACATCAAATACGTAGAAAAGCGCGGTTGGAAGTACGAGATCAACAGCGCAAACGAAGGCGCGGCCGGAGGCTTCAAGGAAGTCGTGATGAAGGTTACGGGCGAGGGCGTCTATGGCGTGCTGAAGTACGAATCGGGCGTGCACCGCGTGCAGCGCGTGCCGCAGACCGAGACGCAGGGCCGCGTGCACACGTCGGCCGCTTCGGTAGCCGTGCTGCCCGAGGCCGAGGAGTTCGATCTGGAGATCAATATGAACGATATCCGAAAGGATATTTTCTGCGCTTCGGGTCCCGGCGGCCAGTCGGTCAATACGACCTATTCGGCCATCCGGTTGACCCATATCCCGACGGGAATCGTCGTGCAGTGTCAGGACCAGAAGTCGCAGCTCAAGAACTTCGACAAGGCTTTCGAAGAGTTGCGCACGCGCATATACAATCTCGAGTACCAGAAATACTTGGACGAAATCGCCTCGAAGCGCAAGACGATGGTTTCGACGGGCGACCGCAGCGCCAAGATTCGCACGTACAACTATCCGCAAGGCCGCGTGACGGATCATCGGATCAACCTGACGCTCTATAATCTGAGCGCCGTGATGGACGGCGATCTGCAGGAGATTCTCGATAAGTTGCAGGTAGCCGAGAATGCCGAGCGTCTGAAGGCGAGCGAAGTTTAG
- the pyrF gene encoding orotidine-5'-phosphate decarboxylase, with protein sequence MTSEQLFSQIRSKRSFLCVGLDTDVNKIPRHLLSQDDPVFAFNRAIVDATAPYAVCYKPNMAFYEESGAKGWESFRRTVEYIRERYPDMLIIADAKRGDIGNTSKMYARAFFSENLADAVTVSPYMGYDTVGPFLQYEGKWAVVLALTSNPSAADFELQRMEDGGYLYEKVIDTACGWGTTDNLMFVVGATQAKMLRGIRRLIPDHFLLVPGVGAQGGSLEEVARYGMNGRCGLLVNSSRGIIYADSTERFAEAAAEKSAELAAEMAGLLDSYLK encoded by the coding sequence ATGACATCCGAACAGCTTTTTTCGCAAATCCGCTCCAAACGCAGCTTTCTCTGTGTGGGGCTCGATACCGATGTGAACAAGATTCCTCGCCACCTGCTTTCGCAGGACGATCCCGTTTTCGCTTTCAACCGGGCGATCGTCGACGCGACGGCTCCCTATGCCGTCTGCTATAAGCCGAACATGGCCTTTTACGAGGAGAGCGGCGCGAAGGGCTGGGAGAGCTTCCGCCGGACGGTCGAATATATCCGCGAGCGCTATCCCGATATGCTGATTATCGCCGACGCGAAGCGGGGCGACATAGGGAATACGTCGAAGATGTACGCCCGGGCGTTTTTCTCCGAAAATCTGGCCGACGCCGTGACCGTCTCTCCCTATATGGGTTACGATACGGTCGGGCCTTTCCTGCAATACGAGGGGAAATGGGCGGTCGTTCTGGCGCTTACGTCCAATCCGAGCGCGGCCGATTTCGAGCTGCAGCGTATGGAGGACGGCGGCTATCTGTACGAGAAAGTGATCGATACGGCATGCGGCTGGGGAACGACCGACAACCTGATGTTCGTCGTCGGAGCCACGCAGGCCAAAATGCTGAGGGGAATCCGTCGCCTGATTCCGGATCATTTCCTGCTGGTGCCCGGCGTGGGGGCGCAGGGCGGCAGTCTCGAAGAGGTCGCCCGTTACGGGATGAACGGCCGCTGCGGATTGCTTGTCAATTCCTCTCGCGGCATTATCTATGCCGATTCGACCGAGCGTTTCGCCGAGGCGGCTGCCGAGAAATCGGCCGAACTGGCCGCCGAGATGGCCGGCTTGCTCGACTCGTATCTGAAATAG